The proteins below are encoded in one region of Buttiauxella gaviniae:
- the mltA gene encoding murein transglycosylase A has product MIGRWTKYIVTGVVVAILAGCSSKPTDKGQQYKDGKFTQPFSLVNRPDAVGAPINGGDFAEQVNQIRSASPRLYNSKSDVYSAVQQWLRAGGDTSKLSQYGIDAWQMEGADNYGNVQFTGYYTPVVQARHTPQGEFQYPIYRMPPKRGRLPSRAEIYRGALGDSYILAYSNSLMDNFIMDVQGSGYIDFGDGQPLTFFGYSGKNGHAYRSIGKVLIDRGEVKKEDMSMQAIRHWGETHSQAEVQELLEQNPSFVFFKPANFAPVKGASAVPLIGRASVASDRSIIPAGTTLLTEVPLLDNNGKFNGQYELRVMVALDVGGAIKGQHFDIYQGIGPDAGHRAGWYNHYGRVWVLKNAPGSGGNVFSG; this is encoded by the coding sequence ATGATAGGACGTTGGACGAAGTACATAGTAACAGGAGTGGTCGTTGCCATTTTGGCAGGCTGTTCCTCAAAACCGACAGATAAAGGTCAGCAATATAAGGATGGGAAATTTACCCAGCCCTTTTCCCTCGTAAACCGACCGGATGCGGTGGGTGCCCCGATTAACGGCGGCGACTTTGCTGAGCAAGTAAACCAGATTCGTTCTGCGTCTCCACGTCTCTATAATAGCAAGAGTGATGTTTACAGTGCCGTTCAGCAGTGGCTGCGCGCCGGGGGCGATACCAGCAAGCTCAGCCAGTACGGCATTGATGCCTGGCAAATGGAAGGCGCGGACAACTACGGTAACGTGCAATTCACGGGTTACTACACGCCGGTGGTTCAGGCACGTCACACGCCTCAGGGTGAGTTCCAGTACCCTATCTACCGCATGCCACCAAAACGTGGCCGTCTGCCTTCCCGCGCAGAGATTTATCGCGGTGCGCTCGGCGACAGCTACATTCTTGCCTACAGTAACTCCTTAATGGATAACTTCATTATGGACGTGCAGGGCAGCGGTTATATCGATTTTGGCGACGGCCAGCCGTTAACCTTCTTTGGTTATTCAGGTAAAAATGGCCACGCCTACCGCAGTATCGGCAAAGTGCTGATCGACCGCGGTGAAGTGAAGAAAGAAGATATGTCGATGCAGGCGATTCGTCACTGGGGCGAAACCCATAGCCAGGCTGAAGTGCAGGAGCTGCTGGAGCAGAATCCCTCTTTCGTCTTCTTTAAGCCTGCAAACTTTGCGCCGGTGAAAGGGGCGAGTGCGGTACCGTTGATTGGCCGTGCGTCGGTTGCCTCAGACCGCTCTATTATTCCTGCCGGGACTACGCTTCTGACCGAAGTGCCGCTGCTGGATAATAACGGCAAATTTAACGGGCAATATGAGCTGCGTGTCATGGTGGCGCTGGATGTGGGCGGGGCTATTAAAGGCCAGCACTTTGATATTTACCAGGGTATCGGGCCTGATGCAGGGCACCGCGCGGGTTGGTATAACCATTATGGCCGAGTGTGGGTCTTGAAAAACGCACCGGGCAGCGGCGGTAACGTATTTAGCGGCTAA